From the Plectropomus leopardus isolate mb chromosome 20, YSFRI_Pleo_2.0, whole genome shotgun sequence genome, the window TAACTCAGGGTAATCTatgtagtttgtgttttaacAGTAATGGGATATAAGTCAGATAGTTGGATCACTGTGTCATTTAGATCATATTCTGgtttttatgtgctgttttttgtgtcagtgtttttcataaaattaaacagtttttttaaagttacatttgtTCCTGTTATAAGCATAATCCGCATTCTTCAAACAGGGATAGATTATCTGTTTGGATACTATAGCCTATTTGTGGGACTGTCAGTATGAtattgtaaacaacaacaacaacaacaacaacaacaacaacaacaacaacaacaacgttGCCGACCAGTGCTATAGAGAAAGAGACAGCTCCCTAAAGCCAAGCTTCATCAGGAACCGTTTAAAGGGCGTAAGTGTCTCATGTTAAATGGTTgactttttcaaacaaacattaCACATGCCAAAACATTTAATATCTGCAAAAGGCATAGATGTGAGCTCGAGTTGCGACTCGGACCCAAGTCAGACTCAGACGAGTCACAAACTTGATGACTTAACTTGAGAGACCAAATCTTGGAAAATCATCACTCACCCGGTATTTGGACGTAGACTGAGGTGCTGGAGCTGAATCGTTATCAGCAGTGGGAGGAAAAAGGACATCCGCGCAGTCAAATCcctgcaaaaacatgtttacgaTGCCAAATCTTCTGTCAGAGGCTTAAACGTGGAATTAGTTGTATGAGGAGCTGGGACTTTTTGATTGAACACTTCCGTCAATCTCAAGTCAATCTCAAGAGTAGCAAGACATCAAGGGGATTGTAGTCCTTGGGAAAGTGACTACAAAATGAACACGGTATCACAACAGAGAGCGAAACACGACACACAGgttataaaaacatgttgttgcATTACGGAGCAGCATTTAGAAGAAATGATAAAGCTATTTAATTTGTGTACAAAAACTAGAAAAACCAGAGTGCAAAACGTGAAGGATGAAGAATTTAACTAagatgcaacaacttccaacaaacttttacaaaattttaatttcacttaGCTAGAGGCTGCACCAATTTTGTAAAATCTATAAATTATGACAGTTATTAAATTGACATTAAATTTGGTGCACCATGATTCGTTTAGGGCtcaaaacttaaatgtttagGAATTGGGACTTGACTCAGAAGTTACCTGTCTTGAATTatgacttgagtgcaaagacttgagacttacttgtaATTTGCAAAACGATAACTTGTTCccattttaggaaaaaaaatcctactaTATTTCTGGCAGTACGCTGACATCTAGTGGTTCAATTTTACAACTACAATGATCTCAGACTTGCAAAACTGAAGATTGCAAGTACAGCCATAATAATGTACTTTCCATTGTAAATGCAGTCAACTCGCTTTGGTGTGTTTAGTGCCTTTGTCATTATGAGGCATTAACTCTTTAAGCACAGTTCTTTGTTAAATAGAACTTAATTTCTTATTTGTAAACACTGACAAACTGCTAGATTTACTTTTATGTTTAACCCTTctaaacctggatcaacatcggTGTTATGTTAGGATGCCGTTCACAAGAGTTTAATCCTctgaaataagtttttttttcatttgaaaacaggACTAAAAAAGGCAACGAGAAATTGTCAAGAGAAGTCTGGCAAATCGCAAGAAATCGGGAAAAGGtgtcaagaaaatgaactgagcattggtttaaaaaataaacaaaaataaaagagaaagagaaaaaaaatatttgaaaggttactaaaaataactaattataattatatagttAAAGTTAGTAACATTTACAATTTGGCACTTCTTTAATcgatttccttgtttgttttttttaaaaaaaaaacatgtttctttccttttttgtgtgctaatttcaAGGTAATTCTCTGGCAACTTTTcactaattccttgctaattttggaAAATTCCCTGTGaacttgctcattgccctcttctcatgtttttgaaatagaAACCAGTTTGTTCTGGTTATAAAGGGTTACGACGACAAGTAATGTTTAAGACAGTGTTGCTAGTTTTGTTACGAAATCTTGTGCTAGATTGGCTACAAACGCACAGCCAGAAATGTCATGAACTGCCAAACTTTATTTCTTAGATCAAAACAAAGCACAGcatcaaaacatttcaacactGTAATGACATCCACGCACTGTCTcaagtgtgtgaaaaaaaagatgcaatcaAGCACTTTAGGTCATGCTCAGAATTAACGTGTCGAACTAGTTTGTTTGGCCATGAAAAATAATTCACCTTTTTCAACGCGTTTATGTTGCTATCAAAAAAGTTGAATTGATCATGCCAAAGCCTAAGCAGACATAGGTGAAAAGAAGATTCATAGAACTTCGAGTTTGTGACGCTGAAAAAGACGTTCGATCATTCATTTGATTATGCGGTCGAGAAAACGGTTTCATTATGCAGCCTGTAATGTAGTGGAGCACCAGGTCCTCAGGCAGGACGCAGGTGAGATCAGCCCGGgtagagggagggagggagggagggatgtgggagagcagaggagagttGGGTTGGGGAAAGGGTTCTGGTTTCAGGGACAAGGAGAGATGGGACCGGGGAGGGCTGATTTCGAGGCTTTGTGTTCATTTCTTCTTAGGTTTTGCCTCCAGGGGTAGGCCAATATCCTTCCCACGCAGTTTCAGGCCTGTTCATGACAGAAGATGAGCACACACGTTAAACAACCAGAAAGAGAAACATAGTTATGACAATCATGCTGTTCTAGCAAATAGCGGTCTTACCAATTGCTCTCTCAATCTTGCCCATGACCTGGTTGTTGGGAATTGCTTTCCCGCACTCGTAGTCCGCAATGACTTGAGGCTTCTCATTAATTTTCTGAGGAAAAGATTTGCCGTTAATAATTCAGAATTTTGTTAAGTTGGGAAAACTCAAGCATCCAAATACATCTCCTGTAGCTGGGAATCCATTTATCTGTGGGCTGCATTTATCACATGATGTCAgaaaactgacatgttttaattgtgATTTGTACACAAcctttttcaaataattattaaGAGTATATGGTCTTGAAGGCTCTTTTTGTTCTTAACTATGTGATGAGAACAAATATTGGTTAGCATTTTTGATGGCTTTGCTAGCTGGAttgcaaaaatacataattctCAAAAAGGACTTACTGTGCAATAAGATCATTTTATACTCAAGGTATATTGTTTAAACTTGACACGTATTGCTATTCTCTCATTTACAATTTAATATTGTTTGCGTGTAGATACGTTTATGCAAGACTTAAAGGTTATGTGAGGAAGGGCAAATCAGGACACCATTCCCCTTGTtagcaaaatgaccaaaatgcatCCTCTTGTTAACCTTCCCAAACTCAGACCTATAACCAATAAACTGTTGATAAGTATTGTAAAAATTATTGACTGAGTCTCTATATTTAACCCTGTGCAGTCTTTATAGTACTGGTTTAGCAACAAAGAACTCACAAAGCAATTGTGTTAAATCTCCTGTttttaagattctttttttgctttttgtctttatttgagctcaagtgtgaaagggggagagagaggagacatgcagcaaaagggcCGAGGTTGGAGTCAagagtcagagacagacacTCTGGGCTGCACTGTAGTGCGCCTGGTGCTGTACAAGTGACATGCGATGTgtggtatgaaaaaaaatagcaccaGTTCAGTAAATCATTAACATATAATTTTACTTGTGTGACTATGAGACCACTGATAATAACCCCTGATCTTCCAATTAGAGGGTGACCTGCTATACTTCTGAGCCACTGCTGCCCCTATGAGAACACTATGAGAAAAATCAGAAAGGAGGGAACAGAAAAGACCATGTTTTATCTGGTTCTCAATCTCTGACCCACACTGCAAGTTGTACATTGGACGGAGGTAGTGTTGCACAGTATACCAATACTAGAAAAGTACTGAGGTACCCAGCTGTTCAAAACAATACAATGCcaccttttattaataccaataCTTTATGAatgacagcattttaaaaagagctGTGTTTCTCCACTTGTTACAGCGAggctgagtgtgtgagtgtgcgcgCTGTTGTTTCACTGTTAGTTGGTAAGCTGCATCTTGATTTTCTAGTTTTTCATGAAGTTAAACAATTGTTTACAAATCTTTACCAGCAACAGCACTACCAGCTATCACATGTCATGCACATCAATATTCAAGAAGTCTGTATACTCACAGTGGCCAGGTCTTTCTGGGTCAGACCTTTGTCCTGTCTGCCTTTCTGAATGACCTTGCCGACCTCCAGAGAAACCCTGTCATGGTGCAGCTCCTCTGTCTCCCGGTCCAGTTTGGCTGTGTTCTTCGTCACAACATGCTGTTTGTTCTGCCCTGCAGACCCTGTGTGAGTTTTAAGTAGATTTCAGTACTGCTGgggcatcataaaaaaaaaacaacaacaacaaatcacagCACAAGCTGTTACATATATGCtgtgcatgttgtgttttacaTGCTGAATTGCAGCTCTGATATTGCATGTCTGTATTGAAAGCATACATTTCTTGGATGTCTCAATGTCCTCCCCACGTCTCTGAGCAGCTGTGATagccttaaaaaaacagacaagtaCAATAAATCATTAAATCCAAAACATTCAGATTCATTGACAACAGATTGCATCATAAACAGGCTCTTACAATTCCCTATCTAGCTCTGTGACTCAGTATCATGTGGTTAAT encodes:
- the edf1 gene encoding endothelial differentiation-related factor 1 homolog; this encodes MAESDWDTVTVLRKKGPTAAQAKSKQAITAAQRRGEDIETSKKWSAGQNKQHVVTKNTAKLDRETEELHHDRVSLEVGKVIQKGRQDKGLTQKDLATKINEKPQVIADYECGKAIPNNQVMGKIERAIGLKLRGKDIGLPLEAKPKKK